A single region of the Salvia miltiorrhiza cultivar Shanhuang (shh) chromosome 8, IMPLAD_Smil_shh, whole genome shotgun sequence genome encodes:
- the LOC130997257 gene encoding pectinesterase 1-like: MKMSYIVVKTLLLFILNFLPIIACSKFIIPADKSELESWFDAALSDASAASSAPKVIKVRAQGGGDFKTVTDAINSIPAGNKERVVVSIGPGNYTEKISIPSDKPFITLQGDPNNMPFLVFNGTAAKYGTVDSATLTAEADNFYGVNLNVVNSSPRPDGMRKGAQALALRIGGDASAFYNCKFYGYQDTVFDYKGRHLFKDCYIEGTVDFIFGSGQSIYMNSEIHVIPGDPVAFITAHARSNDSETSAFVFVHCSITGTGQTAFLGRSWFPYARVVYANSNLTDVVNPLGWSNNMDPKNNRTVYFGEFKNEGAGSNLEKRVTFAKKLTEEEAKPFITLDFIGASSWLIPPPKL, translated from the exons atgaaaATGTCGTATATTGTCGTCAAAACACTCTTGCTCTTCATTCTCAATTTCCTTCCAATAATCGCTTGCTCCAAGTTCATAATTCCGGCTGATAAATCTGAGTTGGAAAGCTGGTTCGACGCCGCCTTGAGCGATGCCTCCGCCGCCTCGAGCGCTCCGAAGGTGATCAAGGTCCGGGCCCAGGGCGGCGGCGATTTCAAGACTGTAACCGATGCCATAAACAGCATCCCCGCCGGCAACAAGGAACGCGTCGTCGTTTCGATCGGCCCCGGTAATTATACAGAGAAAATAAGCATCCCTAGTGATAAGCCGTTCATCACGTTGCAGGGAGACCCCAACAACATGCCGTTCTTGGTGTTCAACGGCACGGCGGCCAAGTACGGCACGGTGGATTCCGCAACCTTGACCGCGGAGGCCGACAATTTCTACGGCGTCAATTTGAATGTAGTG AATTCTTCACCGAGACCAGACGGAATGAGGAAGGGAGCTCAGGCTCTGGCTCTAAGAATAGGCGGAGACGCCTCAGCATTCTACAACTGCAAATTCTATGGATATCAAGACACCGTCTTTGATTACAAGGGCAGACATTTGTTCAAAGATTGCTATATCGAAGGAACTGTGGATTTCATCTTTGGAAGCGGCCAATCCATTTATATG AACTCGGAGATACATGTGATTCCTGGAGACCCAGTGGCATTCATAACAGCACATGCGAGGTCCAATGATTCCGAAACAAGTGCCTTTGTATTCGTGCATTGCTCCATTACCGGAACAGGGCAAACTGCATTTCTGGGAAGATCCTGGTTTCCGTATGCAAGGGTGGTCTACGCCAACTCCAATCTCACCGACGTTGTCAACCCTCTTGGATGGTCCAACAATATGGATCCTAAAAACAACAG GACTGTGTATTTCGGAGAATTCAAGAATGAAGGCGCGGGATCAAATTTGGAGAAGCGAGTAACGTTTGCTAAGAAGCTTACGGAAGAAGAGGCAAAGCCATTCATCACCCTTGATTTTATAGGCGCGTCTTCATGGCTCATCCCTCCTCCCAAACTCTAA
- the LOC130997258 gene encoding pectinesterase 1-like → MSYVVAETLVVIILFSLSIVRSDDAQFTIPADKSQLGSWFSKNFGEASAVKPTAASTGAGAGPPKVIRVGGGGEFKTVTEAIKSIPTGNAQRIVVWIAAGNYTEKIVIPKDKPFITLYGDPMNMPVLVFDGTAAKYGTVDTATLTADSDHFMGVNLKVVNSAPRPDGKRVGAQAAAVRVGGDASVFYNCRFYGYQDTLFDYKGRHLFKDCYIEGTVDFIFGSGKSIYLNCEIHVIPGDQMAIIVANARHDEKEESGFIFVHCSVTGTGQTAVLGRSWFPYPKVVYAFCDISDVIKPEGWSNNFHPETNSTVFFGEYKNQGPGANLEKRVTFAKKLSEEEAKPFITFAYIEASTWLMPAAKL, encoded by the exons atgtcgtATGTAGTCGCGGAAACACTCGTCGTGATCATCCTCTTTTCTCTGTCGATCGTTCGCTCCGACGACGCACAGTTCACAATTCCTGCTGATAAGTCCCAATTAGGAAGTTGGTTTAGCAAGAACTTCGGCGAGGCCTCCGCCGTGAAGCCGACGGCGGCGAGCACGGGTGCAGGTGCAGGTCCTCCGAAGGTGATCAGGGTGGGCGGCGGTGGCGAATTCAAGACAGTGACAGAGGCCATAAAGAGCATCCCCACCGGCAACGCGCAACGCATCGTCGTGTggattgccgccggtaattacacAGAGAAAATCGTAATCCCCAAGGATAAGCCGTTCATTACATTGTATGGCGACCCCATGAACATGCCGGTTTTGGTATTTGACGGCACGGCAGCCAAGTACGGAACGGTGGATACCGCCACATTGACAGCCGACTCCGACCATTTTATGGGCGTGAATTTGAAAGTGGTG AATTCTGCACCAAGGCCAGACGGAAAGAGGGTGGGAGCTCAGGCGGCAGCTGTTAGAGTAGGCGGAGATGCCTCAGTTTTCTATAACTGCAGATTCTATGGATATCAAGATACCCTTTTTGATTACAAGGGGAGACATTTGTTCAAAGATTGCTACATTGAAGGCACTGTTGATTTCATTTTTGGAAGCGGAAAATCTATTTACCTG AATTGTGAGATACACGTGATTCCGGGAGATCAAATGGCAATCATCGTAGCGAATGCTCGACACGATGAAAAAGAGGAGAGCGGCTTCATTTTCGTGCATTGCTCAGTGACAGGGACGGGGCAAACCGCGGTCCTGGGCAGGTCGTGGTTCCCCTATCCCAAGGTGGTCTACGCCTTCTGCGATATAAGCGACGTTATCAAGCCTGAAGGATGGTCTAACAATTTCCATCCAGAAACTAACAG TACCGTATTTTTTGGAGAATACAAAAACCAAGGGCCGGGTGCCAACTTGGAGAAGCGAGTCACGTTTGCTAAGAAGCTTAGCGAGGAAGAAGCTAAACCATTCATCACCTTTGCTTATATAGAGGCGTCAACATGGTTGATGCCTGCTGCCAAactttaa
- the LOC130997259 gene encoding uncharacterized protein LOC130997259 yields MSVTAGVTDSVIAVRDKLRGKIGQTKVKRYWPGKAPEWADDIDEGGDIRMTRAAALEKAFPINEGSHVTRKDDPRLRRLAQSRIDNRDEVREDHRRIRQAEIVSTVEEESRRLEGMDVEEEDDEALEERRRKIREKLLQRQQEEAALLPEEEEDEVEEEEEEESEYETDSEEETTGIAMVKPVFVPKSERDTIAERERLEEEERALEEEAKRRIEERKRETKEIVVEKIKEDLEIQKNMELDADIADVDTDDDVNEAEEYEAWKAREIARIKRDREDRDAMLKEKEEIERVRNMTEEERREWERKNPKTTAQSKQKWRFMQKYYHKGAFFQTNADDHAGTAGAHPIYTRDFSDPTGEDKMDKTILPKVMQVKHFGRSGRTKWTHLVNEDTTDWNTPWTYNDPLRAKYNQKMAGMNAPIAKPKGSKKMKDWETQ; encoded by the exons ATGTCGGTGACGGCGGGGGTTACCGATTCAGTGATTGCGGTTAGGGATAAACTTAGGGGTAAAATCGGGCAGACGAAAGTGAAAAGGTATTGGCCAGGAAAAGCTCCGGAGTGGGCGGACGATATCGATGAAGGCGGCGATATCCGGATGACGAGGGCGGCCGCCCTCGAGAAAGCTTTCCCCATCAATGAGGGTTCCCACGTTACGCGGAAGGATGATCCTAGGTTGCGCCGTTTGGCCCAGAGTAGGATTGATAATCGCGATGAGGTTAGGGAAGATCATAGGAGGATTAGGCAAGCAGAGATTGTTTCGACGGTGGAGGAGGAGAGCAGGAGGCTGGAAGGGATGGATGTTGAGGAGGAAGACGATGAGGCCTTGGAGGAGAGGAGGAGGAAAATTAGGGAGAAACTGCTGCAAAGACAACAGGAAGAGGCGGCGCTGCTgccggaggaggaggaggacgaagtcgaggaggaagaggaggaggagtcGGAGTATGAGACTGATTCGGAGGAAGAGACGACTGGCATTGCCATGGTGAAGCCGGTTTTTGTTCCGAAATCAGAGAGGGATACGATTGCAGAGCGTGAGAGGCTGGAGGAAGAGGAGCGGGCGCTTGAGGAGGAAGCAAAGAGGAGGATTGAGGAAAGGAAGAGGGAAACGAAGGAGATTGTGGTTGAGAAGATTAAGGAGGATCTTGAGATTCAGAAGAATATGGAGTTGGATGCTGATATTGCTGATGTGGATACCGACGATGATGTGAATGAGGCAGAGGAGTACGAGGCTTGGAAAGCTAGAGAGATTGCTAGGATTAAGAGGGATAGAGAGGACAGGGATGCTATGCTGAAGGAGAAAGAGGAGATTGAGAGGGTGAGAAACATGACGGAGgaagagaggagagagtggGAGAGGAAGAATCCGAAAACTACGGCTCAATCCAAGCAAAAGTGGAGATTTATGCAGAAATACTATCATAAGGGTGCTTTCTTCCAGACGAACGCTGATGATCATGCTGGAACAGCTGGGGCTCATCCCATTTACACTCGCGACTTCTCTGATCCCACTGGAGAAGATAAAATGGACAAGACCATATTGCCGAAAGTCATGCAGGTTAAGCACTTTGGCCGAAGTGGGAGGACGAAATGGACCCATCTTGTTAATGAGGATACGACTGACTGGAATACTCC GTGGACCTACAACGACCCTCTTCGGGCCAAGTACAACCAAAAAATGGCTGGAATGAATGCACCTATAGCAAAACCTAAAGGGAGCAAAAAGATGAAGGATTGGGAGACGCAATAA